Proteins encoded together in one Qingshengfaniella alkalisoli window:
- the modB gene encoding molybdate ABC transporter permease subunit, with amino-acid sequence MSIWEPVWLTLRLATVTTLCLLVIATPTAWWLASSRSRWRPLVEAVTALPLVLPPTVLGFYLLVLLSPTSFVGSAWLSITGGTLTFSFTGLVIASIVYSLPFAVQPLHTAFRGVGQGLREAAATLGAGPLDRFRSIVLPLSRQGFLAAAVLSFAHTLGEFGVVLMVGGNIPGETRVIAVEIYTAVETLDYRTAHILSAGLLLVSLTVLTIVYRVVPGQSKGR; translated from the coding sequence GTGAGTATCTGGGAACCTGTCTGGCTGACGTTGCGATTGGCGACGGTCACAACGCTGTGCCTGCTGGTGATCGCAACGCCAACCGCGTGGTGGCTGGCCAGTTCGCGGTCGCGCTGGCGCCCGTTGGTTGAGGCCGTGACGGCTCTTCCGCTGGTGTTGCCGCCCACGGTGCTGGGCTTCTATCTTCTGGTTCTGCTCAGCCCGACCAGTTTCGTCGGTTCGGCGTGGCTTTCGATCACTGGAGGCACGCTGACCTTTTCCTTCACGGGTTTGGTTATCGCTTCAATCGTCTATTCGCTGCCCTTCGCGGTGCAGCCCCTGCACACAGCCTTTCGTGGCGTCGGACAGGGCTTGCGAGAAGCCGCAGCCACACTCGGCGCCGGCCCCTTGGACCGTTTCCGCAGCATAGTCTTGCCGCTGTCACGGCAGGGGTTCCTTGCGGCTGCGGTGTTAAGCTTTGCGCATACACTTGGCGAGTTCGGGGTCGTTCTTATGGTGGGCGGCAACATTCCCGGCGAAACACGGGTTATCGCGGTGGAAATCTATACGGCGGTCGAGACGCTTGATTATCGCACGGCGCATATCCTGTCAGCCGGGTTGCTGCTGGTGTCGCTGACCGTGCTCACTATCGTCTACCGGGTTGTCCCGGGCCAGTCGAAAGGGCGTTAG
- a CDS encoding ATP-binding cassette domain-containing protein — protein MARLSLNVSLTRPGFDLKVRQDFPDEGVTAITGPSGSGKTTLLRIIAGLEANAQGTVQLGDQLWQGQGNRTPIHKRRIGMMFQEPRLFPHLNVEQNLLYGAGRAGISVDACRPVFDALGLAPLLPRRVQGLSGGEQRRVALGRVLATKPSLLCLDEPLTGLDDATKHELMPFIARAIASIHCPALYVTHDMDEVRALAGQVIRIRDGRIVTQPAPVENCIELFVRRAGNGELCAQLGGRELRLPADHDDAGRRRIYVPATSILLSHDEVANAATLGSFSARIVSAPDDNATGKVHVELDGHVLAVRLGDAKASGLDLRPGRKIWASLLSAEAMPTRCGN, from the coding sequence ATGGCTCGGCTATCGCTCAATGTATCGCTGACGCGCCCGGGATTCGATCTGAAGGTCAGACAAGATTTTCCCGATGAAGGTGTCACCGCCATTACAGGCCCCAGCGGATCAGGAAAGACGACGCTGCTGCGCATCATAGCAGGCTTGGAAGCCAACGCCCAAGGCACGGTGCAACTGGGTGATCAGCTTTGGCAAGGGCAGGGGAACCGAACGCCCATTCACAAGCGTCGCATCGGGATGATGTTTCAGGAACCGCGACTGTTCCCGCATCTGAACGTGGAACAGAACCTGCTTTACGGCGCAGGGCGGGCCGGGATCTCGGTCGATGCCTGCCGTCCTGTGTTCGATGCACTTGGGCTGGCGCCGCTGCTGCCTCGTCGCGTGCAGGGGCTGTCGGGCGGTGAACAACGTCGCGTTGCCTTGGGGCGTGTTCTAGCCACCAAACCATCACTTCTCTGCCTCGACGAGCCGTTGACGGGACTGGACGACGCTACCAAGCATGAGTTGATGCCGTTCATTGCGCGAGCCATCGCTTCGATCCATTGTCCGGCACTCTATGTGACGCATGACATGGATGAGGTACGCGCGCTGGCCGGACAGGTTATCCGCATTAGAGATGGGCGCATTGTTACGCAGCCCGCACCTGTTGAAAACTGCATCGAGCTTTTTGTTCGGCGTGCCGGGAATGGCGAGCTTTGCGCACAGCTTGGCGGTCGGGAACTTCGCCTGCCTGCGGATCATGATGATGCCGGACGACGGCGAATCTATGTGCCGGCTACATCCATCCTGCTGAGCCATGACGAAGTTGCGAACGCCGCGACGCTGGGATCCTTTTCCGCTCGGATTGTTTCCGCGCCTGACGATAACGCCACGGGCAAGGTGCATGTCGAACTGGACGGCCATGTGCTCGCAGTCCGGTTGGGCGACGCCAAGGCATCGGGGCTTGACCTGCGGCCCGGCCGAAAGATCTGGGCCAGCCTTCTATCGGCTGAAGCGATGCCGACACGCTGCGGGAATTAG
- the modA gene encoding molybdate ABC transporter substrate-binding protein, with translation MRVKSAMSWGLGFVWAVAALSASADVTVAVASNFRYPAEEIAAQFEEDTGTSVKLVFGSSGKHAAGIINGAPFDVFLSADTSRPDRLDYEGLVERRAPYAIGRIALYAPDQVDGDSARALLESGEFRKLAVADARLAPYGKAAMQALSAKQLDIPASKIVIGENIGQTFGFVFSGNAELGIVALSQIMALPEADQHGFMVIDPSLHDPIQQDAVLLTQAVSPREAAGFFDYLLSDATLPVLEKFGYTQARP, from the coding sequence ATGCGCGTCAAGTCAGCTATGTCATGGGGGCTAGGTTTTGTCTGGGCGGTAGCCGCGTTGTCGGCAAGTGCCGATGTTACAGTCGCGGTCGCGTCAAATTTCCGCTACCCGGCAGAAGAAATCGCCGCACAGTTCGAGGAAGACACTGGTACCTCAGTAAAACTGGTCTTCGGATCTTCGGGCAAGCATGCTGCGGGGATCATCAATGGCGCGCCGTTCGATGTCTTTCTGTCTGCCGATACATCGCGACCCGACAGGCTTGATTACGAAGGCCTGGTCGAGCGCCGCGCTCCCTACGCGATTGGCCGGATTGCACTTTACGCGCCCGATCAAGTGGACGGAGATTCTGCCCGCGCGCTACTGGAAAGCGGTGAGTTTCGAAAACTTGCCGTCGCAGATGCGCGTCTTGCTCCATACGGCAAGGCGGCGATGCAAGCACTTTCCGCCAAGCAACTTGACATCCCCGCGTCCAAAATCGTCATCGGCGAAAACATCGGGCAAACCTTCGGTTTCGTCTTCTCCGGCAATGCCGAACTTGGAATCGTTGCCCTTAGCCAGATCATGGCGCTGCCCGAAGCCGATCAGCACGGCTTCATGGTGATTGACCCATCTTTGCATGACCCCATCCAACAGGATGCCGTGCTTCTGACGCAGGCCGTTAGCCCTCGGGAGGCGGCCGGGTTCTTCGATTACCTTCTGTCCGATGCGACACTGCCTGTGCTTGAAAAATTCGGCTACACGCAGGCACGCCCGTGA